Part of the Bacillus sp. BGMRC 2118 genome is shown below.
TCATGCAGTACACCATCTATTTGAATAGCGGATACAGCAGCACCAGGTAGTGAGGATAAAAGAATACGACGTAGGGAGTTACCCAAAGTTGTACCATATCCACGCTCAAGTGGTTCCACGACAAATTTACCGTATTTGGCATCATCGCTGATTTCAACCGTTTCGATTTTTGGTTTTTCAATTTCGATCATTATAAACCCTCCTTCAAAACGTCGAAACCTCGGCTAGACTAATAGAGTCTAACCGAAATTCCCCATTAGGCAGTTCCCGTTTTGTATGCACAACAACTTGATCAATGTTTTCAAACATTTTTTTATACAAAATTATCGTATCATATCCCATTATTGACAGGGTTTCAAATTCTATACCAATAAAATTATACGCGACGACGTTTTGGTGGACGGCAACCATTGTGAGGTACTGGAGTAACGTCTTTGATTGCAGTTACTTCAAGACCTGCAGCTTGAAGAGCACGAATCGCAGCTTCACGTCCAGCTCCAGGGCCTTTAACTGTAACTTCAAGAGTCTTTAAACCATGTTCCATTGCAGTCTTAGCAGCTGTTTCAGCAGCCATTTGAGATGCGAATGGAGTAGATTTACGAGAACCTTTAAAGCCTAGTGCACCAGCGCTTGACCATGATAAAGCATTACCATGTGAGTCAGTAATAGTTACGATTGTGTTATTGAATGTAGAACGGATATGTGCAATACCTGTCTCGACATTCTTTTTAACACGACGCTTACGTGTATTAGTTTTACGAGCCATTCTGGTTTCCTCCTTTACTATTTCTTCTTGTTAGCTACTGTACGACGTGGACCCTTACGAGTACGCGCGTTGTTCTTAGTATTTTGACCACGAACTGGTAAGCTACGACGGTGACGAAGACCGCGGAATGCACCGATTTCAATTAGACGCTTAATGTTTAGAGAAACTTCACGACGAAGATCCCCTTCTACTTTTAAGCTATCAACTGCTTCACGGATTTTACCAAGTTCATCTTCTGTTAGATCACGAACACGAGTTTCTTCTGAAACGCCTGCCTCAGCAAGAACTCTTTGTGCTGTTGATTTTCCGATACCGAAAATATAAGTTAAGGAAATTACAACACGCTTATCACGTGGTATATCAACACCTGCAATACGTGCCATTAATTAAGCACCTCCTTCTAGATTAACCTTGTTTTTGCTTATGTTTTGGATTTTCACAAATAACCATTACTTTGCCTCTACGGCGAATAACTTTACATTTTTCGCAGATCGGCTTTACGGATGGTCTTACTTTCATCTTTTAAACCTCCTTGATATTACGGAGTGCCGGATAGTTTTTTATTTAAAGCGGTACGTTATACGACCACGGGTTAAATCATATGGCGACAATTCAACAGTTACTTTATCACCAGGTAAGATACGAATGAAGTGCATACGAATTTTACCTGATACGTGAGCTAGCACAACGTGACCATTTTCTAGCTCAACTTTAAACATTGCATTCGGTAATGTATCGATTATAGTACCTTCTACTTCAATTACATCTTCTTTTGCCATTAACAAGCTCTCCCTTCTTCAAATCAGCAACCTATCCCAAGTATACTTCTAGAATTGCAACATATACCTTTTTAGATAAGTACTTGGGTGTGATTGACTAATACTGTTCTGAACTTCCGGAGAAACGTTATCAAGTAATTCAAGATAGCTAATCACACTAGGCTTTTGTTAGAATTTCAAAACCTTCTTCTGTAACTGCAATCGTATGCTCGAAGTGAGCACATCTTTGTCCATCAACGGTTACAACAGTCCAGTCATCTTCTAACGTTCTAACATAGCGGCTACCTGCATTCACCATTGGTTCAATTGCAAGAACCATACCTGGCTTCAACCTCGGTCCTTTGTTAGGAGGTCCATAATGAGGTATTTGAGGATCTTCATGCAGTTCCTGACCAATTCCATGACCTACATATTCACGAACAACTGAGAAGTTATTAGATTCTACATAGACCTGAATTGCATGAGAGATATTCGTTAGACGAACACCAGCTTTTGCTTCTTTTAAACCTTGATAAAGTGATTCTTCAGTAACCTCTAGTAAACGCCTGTCATCATCTGATATAGTTCCTACACCGTATGTCCAAGCTGAGTCACCATGATAGCCATTATATTTTGCGCCGATATCAACACTAATGATATCTCCATCTTTCAACATACGATCTCCTGGAATTCCATGAACAAGTTCTTCATTTACAGACGCACAAATACTTCCGCGAAATCCATTATACCCTTTAAAGGAAGGAGTCGCACCATGTTTACGAATAATCCCTTCAGCAATTGCATCCAGTTCTTTAGTCGTAATACCTGGTAGTATATGCTGGCGTAACTCCTGATGAGTTATAGCCACTATTCTTCCAGCTTCACGCATGATCTCGATTTCTCTTGGGGTCTTACAAATGATCATTTGTTAAGTCCCTTTAATAAATCGTTGATGTTCACAAATACCTGGTCTATCTCTTGCTCACCATCGATTGTACGAAGATATCCTTTTTCTTGATAGAAATCAAGTAAAGGTTTCATTTGTTTTGTATTGACTTCCAGACGATTGCCAACTGTTTCAGCATTGTCATCTGCACGTTGATACAATTCTCCTCCACACTTATCACAAACTCCTTCGTTTGCTGGTGGGTTAAAGATTAAATGATATGTGGCTCCACAGTTCCTACAGATTCTACGTCCTGTAAGACGATCCAATAGTAGACTTTGATCCACATGGATGTGAAGTACATAATCTATCGTACGTTCTAAGTCAGAAAGCATGACTTCAAGTGCTTCGGCTTGAGCAACTGTGCGCGGAAAACCGTCTAAAAGGAAACCCTTTTTACAATCATCTTTGCCTAAGCGTTCACGAACAATACCTATTGTTACTTCATCTGGTACTAATTGTCCCTGATCCATAAACGATTTTGCCTTTAAGCCAAGTTCAGTACCTTCATTCATTGCAGCTCTAAACATATCACCAGTTGAAATATGTGGAATGTTATAGTTTTCTACAATTTGTTCTGCTTGAGTACCTTTACCAGCACCAGGCAAACCCATTAATATTAAATTCATTTCAAATTTACCTCCTAAATTACATGAGACAGTAGGAAGGAAAATCCTTTCACTACTGTTTCATAAATCCTTTGTAGTGTCTCTTCACAAGTTGGCTCTCTAATTGTTTCATCGTGTCAAGTGCAACACCAACAACGATTAGCAAACTAGTTCCTCCAATTTGTGCGGATTGTGGTAAATCTGCAATATTAATGAAGAATACAGGTAGGACAGAAATAAGTGCCAAGAAAAGTGAACCTACAAAAGTTAAACGATACAAGATCTTCGTAATATACTCTTGTGTGCTTCTTCCTGGGCGAATGCCTGGAATATAGCCACCTTGCTTCTTAAGGTTATCTGCCATTTGTTCAGGGTTAACTTGGACAAATGTGTAAAAATAAGAGAAGGCAATAATTAATGCAACATATACAATCATACCGATTGGTTTTGTATAATCAAATGTATTTTGAATCCATGTAGTCACATCATTAGTTCCAAAGAACGAAGCGATCGTTGGAGGAGTAATGATAAATGAAACGGCAAAGATTACTGGAATAACACCTGCAGCATTAACCTTTAAAGGAATATGTGTGGATTGTCCCCCTACAGGGCTTCTTCCAACTAATTTCTTCGCGTATTGAACAGGAATCTTACGAAGAGCTTGTTGAATGAAAATAACACCCACTACAATAGCTAAAACAGCAATCAAAATTAGTACAACTGTTACAATATTTAAGAACAATTGATCTCCTGCATCTTGTATTTGCTGTGCATAAATTTGGTTAACTGTTGTTGGAATAGCAGCAACGATACCTGCAAAAATCAGGATTGATATCCCATTTCCTACACCCTTAGATGTGATTTGTTCACCAAGCCACAATAAGAATGCAGTACCTGCTGTCAAAACAGTTGCAATAAATAAATAAGTCAAGGGACTTGGATTATCAATTAGTTGACCACCAGCCAGATTATT
Proteins encoded:
- the rpsK gene encoding 30S ribosomal protein S11, translated to MARKTNTRKRRVKKNVETGIAHIRSTFNNTIVTITDSHGNALSWSSAGALGFKGSRKSTPFASQMAAETAAKTAMEHGLKTLEVTVKGPGAGREAAIRALQAAGLEVTAIKDVTPVPHNGCRPPKRRRV
- the rpsM gene encoding 30S ribosomal protein S13; the encoded protein is MARIAGVDIPRDKRVVISLTYIFGIGKSTAQRVLAEAGVSEETRVRDLTEDELGKIREAVDSLKVEGDLRREVSLNIKRLIEIGAFRGLRHRRSLPVRGQNTKNNARTRKGPRRTVANKKK
- the rpmJ gene encoding 50S ribosomal protein L36, translated to MKVRPSVKPICEKCKVIRRRGKVMVICENPKHKQKQG
- the infA gene encoding translation initiation factor IF-1, which translates into the protein MAKEDVIEVEGTIIDTLPNAMFKVELENGHVVLAHVSGKIRMHFIRILPGDKVTVELSPYDLTRGRITYRFK
- the map gene encoding type I methionyl aminopeptidase, whose amino-acid sequence is MIICKTPREIEIMREAGRIVAITHQELRQHILPGITTKELDAIAEGIIRKHGATPSFKGYNGFRGSICASVNEELVHGIPGDRMLKDGDIISVDIGAKYNGYHGDSAWTYGVGTISDDDRRLLEVTEESLYQGLKEAKAGVRLTNISHAIQVYVESNNFSVVREYVGHGIGQELHEDPQIPHYGPPNKGPRLKPGMVLAIEPMVNAGSRYVRTLEDDWTVVTVDGQRCAHFEHTIAVTEEGFEILTKA
- a CDS encoding adenylate kinase, producing the protein MNLILMGLPGAGKGTQAEQIVENYNIPHISTGDMFRAAMNEGTELGLKAKSFMDQGQLVPDEVTIGIVRERLGKDDCKKGFLLDGFPRTVAQAEALEVMLSDLERTIDYVLHIHVDQSLLLDRLTGRRICRNCGATYHLIFNPPANEGVCDKCGGELYQRADDNAETVGNRLEVNTKQMKPLLDFYQEKGYLRTIDGEQEIDQVFVNINDLLKGLNK
- the secY gene encoding preprotein translocase subunit SecY, with the protein product MFQTISNFMRVSDIRSKIIFTLLMLVIFRLGTFIPVPGVNTEFLKFQDEYDVFGLLNTFGGGALQNFSIFAMGIMPYITASIIVQLLQMDVVPKFTEWSKQGDVGRRKLAQFTRYGTIVLGFIQAIGMSIGFNNLAGGQLIDNPSPLTYLFIATVLTAGTAFLLWLGEQITSKGVGNGISILIFAGIVAAIPTTVNQIYAQQIQDAGDQLFLNIVTVVLILIAVLAIVVGVIFIQQALRKIPVQYAKKLVGRSPVGGQSTHIPLKVNAAGVIPVIFAVSFIITPPTIASFFGTNDVTTWIQNTFDYTKPIGMIVYVALIIAFSYFYTFVQVNPEQMADNLKKQGGYIPGIRPGRSTQEYITKILYRLTFVGSLFLALISVLPVFFINIADLPQSAQIGGTSLLIVVGVALDTMKQLESQLVKRHYKGFMKQ